One Helicoverpa armigera isolate CAAS_96S chromosome 1, ASM3070526v1, whole genome shotgun sequence genomic window carries:
- the LOC110378186 gene encoding proton-coupled amino acid transporter-like protein CG1139, with the protein MFIYKFVGFGFDDTATDESTDAYDPHAHRIVAKPCTYGETMMHMLKGCLGAGLLAMPNAVARMGIVLGALGIMFIGAFATYCIQILVLAQYQLCKRHRRGYMAYTKSIRVAILGGPPQLHWSANCFANLVDFFLVFWQIGICAIYFVFVAENVKQVVEFIGYEVTVRRVICYSYPPLLICSLVKDLKLLTPFSTISNACVLVGLVLVFFYLVEDDVVLDEDKYKVKGLEDIPIFIGITLFALEAVGVILALEYNMEKPREFTGFCGLFSVGMMIILATYIALGVFGYLKYGNECKGSITLNLPQDEKKAQVAKLTFTIALFLSYPLQNFVAWQIVWRKTHKKVSDKWKRTVDYALRVILATIPFGMAAAAPSLGAFMGLLGALCLTMVAILFPALMDLCVYYPNRYGFMRWKLWSDIFIIVFGMVCCASGVYTSVLEMVETYDL; encoded by the exons ATGTTTATCTATAAGTTCGTGGGATTTGGTTTTGATGACACCG CGACCGACGAATCCACTGACGCCTACGACCCGCATGCTCATCGCATTGTTGCCAAGCCTTGCAC GTACGGAGAGACCATGATGCACATGCTGAAAGGATGCCTGGGCGCTGGGCTGCTCGCTATGCCCAATGCCGTGGCCCGCATGGGCATTGTACTCGGAGCTCTGGGCATCATGTTTATAGGAGCATTTGCTACTTACTGTATACAGATACTG GTGCTCGCGCAGTACCAGCTGTGCAAGCGTCATCGGCGCGGCTACATGGCATACACTAAGAGCATCCGTGTTGCCATACTGGGCGGACCTCCGCAACTACATTGGTCTGCAAACTGTTTTGCCAATTTAGTAgacttttttcttgttttttggcAAATTGGTATTTGTGCTATCTATTTCGTGTTCGTCGCCGAAAATGTAAAACAG GTCGTGGAATTCATTGGCTACGAGGTGACAGTACGCAGGGTCATTTGTTACTCTTATCCCCCGCTGCTGATCTGTAGTTTGGTTAAGGATCTGAAGCTATTAACACCCTTCTCGACGATCTCAAATGCTTGTGTGCTAGTGGGATTAGTCCTCGTGTTCTTTTATTTGGTGGAAGATGATGTTGTACTTGATGAAGACAAGTATAAAGTCAAGGGACTTGAAGATATTCcaatatttattggtattaCTCTTTTTGCGCTAGAAGCAGTCGGGGTG ATCCTGGCTCTTGAGTATAACATGGAAAAGCCTAGGGAATTCACCGGGTTCTGTGGTCTCTTCAGTGTCGGCATGATGATCATTCTGGCGACCTACATCGCACTGGGTGTTTTCGGCTATCTCAAGTATGGAAACGAATGCAAAGGATCTATAACGCTGAACTTGCCGCAAGATGAGAA AAAAGCGCAGGTGGCGAAGCTGACATTCACTATAGCACTGTTTCTGTCATATCCGTTACAAAACTTCGTGGCATGGCAGATTGTGTGGCGTAAGACGCATAAGAAAGTCTCAGATAAATGGAAACGTACAGTTGACTATGCTCTCCGCGTCATCCTTGCGACCATCCCGT TCGGgatggcggcggcggcgccttcgCTCGGAGCCTTCATGGGCCTCCTCGGCGCTCTCTGCCTCACCATGGTGGCCATCTTGTTCCCCGCTCTCATGGACCTATGCGTCTACTATCCCAATAGATACGGCTTTATGAGGTGGAAGTTGTGGTCTGACATATTTATCATCGTGTTCGGCATGGTCTGTTGTGCCTCTGGCGTTTACACCAGCGTGCTAGAAATGGTCGAAACCTacgatttgtaa
- the LOC110378181 gene encoding F-box/WD repeat-containing protein 7 isoform X2, whose translation MDPSCSRSGCEIYDGANIAPFDIKQEIKTESDPVNEKPVTSQNNGRQQIDDIEREDFDEENRILKHCTGMIVDGKIAAPAHYSGNLSSANSSLASSSETISNLSNLINTTHDYSLPGCSKDGDDSNTTIKNMIHSRKYVVHEQKEDFMQKLLNSNTQEKKEFPKGKLYKGDKMDCDNEEGCDIDGVSGPSVRTSSNASSIGSSSSDSTKEFSVPSTSNAEKLLGLDDSRKNEPGSSKSSNYNYCDGEDDSEEEVVEESWCTCLSSHEDDDEDDEPEPEPERIWRKRRHEPPPSQPSKKFCGEGSSSSSLGSDGWRSPTPSCSLANTSAIQGPPEIKPWLSRFNNWSNVEKIQAIDELISCCDPSQVRHMMKAIEPLFQRDFISLLPKELALTVLGYLQPKDLLRAAQTCRYWKFLAEDNLLWKEQCRRIGITTLKKMPRSFPRCASPWKAAYMRQYLIENNWLHKPVASPIIMRGHDDHVITCLQFYGNRILSGSDDTTLKVWSAVTGKCLRTLVGHSGGVWSSQMVNNLVISGSTDRTLRVWNAKTGQCLKVLAGHTSTVRCMHLHQDRVVSGSRDATLRVWSIPDGRCLRVLIGHLAAVRCVQYDGKLVVSGAYDYFVKVWNPETGDCLHTLAGHTNRVYSLQFDGIHVVSGSLDTSIRVWDVESGQLKHTLTGHQSLTSGMELHSNILVSGNADSTVKVWDITTGHCLHTLSGPNKHQSAVTCLQSSNRFVITSSDDGTVKLWDVHTGEFIRNLVELGSGGSGGVVWRIRASATKLICAVGSRNGTEETKLLVLDFDVPGACRKCDE comes from the exons ATGGATCCATCATGTTCACGTAGCGGGTGTGAGATCTATGATGGAGCTAACATAGCACCCTTTGATATCAAACAAGAGATTAAGACTGAAAGTGACCCTGTAAACGAGAAGCCAGTAACCTCTCAGAACAATGGAAGGCAGCAGATCGACGATATCGAGAGAGAAGATTTCGACGAAGAAAACAGAATTCTTAAGCATTGTACGGGAATGATTGTAGATGGAAAAATTGCAGCGCCTGCCCACTATTCTGGAAATCTTTCCAGTGCGAATTCCAGCCTAGCGTCCAGTTCTGAGACAATATCAAATCTTTCCAATCTAATTAATACAACACATGATTACAGCCTTCCGGGCTGTAGTAAAGATGGAGATGACTCTAACACAACTATTAAGAATATGATTCATTCTAGAAAGTATGTGGTGCATGAGCAAAAAGAAGATTTTATGCAGAAGCTTTTGAATAGCAATACACAGGAGAAGAAAGAGTTCCCTAAAGGAAAATTGTATAAAGGAGATAAGATGGATTGCGACAATGAGGAGGGTTGTGATATAGACGGTGTAAGTGGTCCGTCAGTGAGGACCAGTTCTAACGCTTCGAGTATAGGAAGCTCTAGTTCAGACAGTACCAAGGAGTTCAGTGTGCCGTCCACCTCGAATGCTGAGAAGTTGTTGGGCCTTGATGACAGCAGGAAGAACGAGCCAGGGAGTTCAAAGTCTTCG AACTACAACTACTGTGATGGCGAGGATGATTCGGAAGAGGAAGTTGTTGAAGAATCCTGGTGCACATGCTTATCATCACATGAG GATGATGACGAGGATGATGAACCAGAGCCTGAACCAGAAAGAATTTGG AGGAAGCGTCGCCATGAGCCGCCACCATCGCAGCCTAGCAAAAAGTTCTGTGGAGAAGGTTCGTCATCATCGTCGTTGGGATCTGACGGTTGGCGCTCGCCCACTCCTAGCTGCAGTCTGGCCAACACAAGCGCTATTCAAGGCCCGCCCGAGATCAAACCATGGCTTAGCAG GTTCAACAACTGGTCCAATGTGGAGAAGATCCAGGCTATAGATGAGTTGATCAGCTGCTGCGACCCGAGTCAGGTGCGGCACATGATGAAGGCCATTGAGCCTCTCTTCCAACGCGACTTCATATCCTTGCTGCCGAAGGAGTTGGCGCTCACTGTGCTCGGCTATCTACAGCCTAAGGATCTGCTGAGGGCGGCCCAGACCTGTCGCTACTGGAA ATTCCTTGCCGAGGACAACCTTCTGTGGAAGGAGCAATGTCGCCGCATCGGCATCACCACGCTGAAGAAGATGCCTCGTTCGTTCCCGCGCTGCGCCAGTCCTTGGAAGGCAGCCTACATGCGCCAGTACCTCATTGAAAACAACTGGCTGCACAAGCCCGTGGCTTCTCCCATTATCATGCGAGGCCATGATGACCACGTCATCACCTGCCTCCAGTTCTACGGCAACAGGATCCTCAGCGGCAGTGACGACACAACCCTCAAAGTGTGGTCGGCTGTCACCGGCAAG TGCCTACGCACGTTGGTGGGTCATTCTGGCGGCGTGTGGTCGTCGCAGATGGTGAACAACTTGGTGATCAGTGGCTCCACTGACCGCACCCTTCGCGTGTGGAATGCTAAGACTGGCCAGTGCCTGAAAGTCCTCGCTGGACACACTTCTACCGTGCGTTGTATGCACCTCCACCAAGACAG GGTTGTGTCTGGGTCCCGCGACGCCACTCTCCGGGTGTGGTCGATCCCCGACGGGCGTTGTCTTCGCGTGCTCATCGGCCACTTGGCGGCCGTGCGATGCGTGCAGTACGACGGCAAGCTGGTCGTGTCCGGCGCTTACGACTACTTCGTCAAGGTGTGGAACCCTGAGACCGGGGACTGTCTGCACACCCTCGCTGGACATACCAACCGGGTGTACAGTCTACAG TTCGACGGGATTCACGTGGTGAGCGGGTCCTTGGACACTTCTATTCGCGTTTGGGATGTGGAGTCGGGCCAACTGAAGCACACGTTGACTGGTCACCAGTCTCTCACCTCGGGCATGGAGTTGCATTCCAATATACTTGTGTCTGGTAATGCTGATTCCACTGTCAAGGTCTGGGACATCACCACTGGCCATTGTCTGCATACTCTTTCTG GACCCAACAAGCACCAGTCTGCCGTAACCTGTCTACAGTCGAGCAACCGGTTCGTGATCACTTCGTCCGACGACGGCACGGTGAAGCTCTGGGACGTTCACACGGGCGAGTTTATTCGCAACCTCGTGGAGCTGGGCTCGGGTGGCTCGGGTGGCGTCGTGTGGCGCATTCGGGCCTCCGCCACCAAGCTTATCTGCGCAGTGGGATCGCGCAACGGGACCGAAGAGACCAAACTCTTAGTTCTCGATTTTGACGTCCCCGGCGCTTGTCGCAAGTGCGATGAATAG
- the LOC110378181 gene encoding F-box/WD repeat-containing protein 7 isoform X1 has product MQRAGNLVWAKWVHFEINMNARNPAHAHQISRIYQRIEEPSTSMDPSCSRSGCEIYDGANIAPFDIKQEIKTESDPVNEKPVTSQNNGRQQIDDIEREDFDEENRILKHCTGMIVDGKIAAPAHYSGNLSSANSSLASSSETISNLSNLINTTHDYSLPGCSKDGDDSNTTIKNMIHSRKYVVHEQKEDFMQKLLNSNTQEKKEFPKGKLYKGDKMDCDNEEGCDIDGVSGPSVRTSSNASSIGSSSSDSTKEFSVPSTSNAEKLLGLDDSRKNEPGSSKSSNYNYCDGEDDSEEEVVEESWCTCLSSHEDDDEDDEPEPEPERIWRKRRHEPPPSQPSKKFCGEGSSSSSLGSDGWRSPTPSCSLANTSAIQGPPEIKPWLSRFNNWSNVEKIQAIDELISCCDPSQVRHMMKAIEPLFQRDFISLLPKELALTVLGYLQPKDLLRAAQTCRYWKFLAEDNLLWKEQCRRIGITTLKKMPRSFPRCASPWKAAYMRQYLIENNWLHKPVASPIIMRGHDDHVITCLQFYGNRILSGSDDTTLKVWSAVTGKCLRTLVGHSGGVWSSQMVNNLVISGSTDRTLRVWNAKTGQCLKVLAGHTSTVRCMHLHQDRVVSGSRDATLRVWSIPDGRCLRVLIGHLAAVRCVQYDGKLVVSGAYDYFVKVWNPETGDCLHTLAGHTNRVYSLQFDGIHVVSGSLDTSIRVWDVESGQLKHTLTGHQSLTSGMELHSNILVSGNADSTVKVWDITTGHCLHTLSGPNKHQSAVTCLQSSNRFVITSSDDGTVKLWDVHTGEFIRNLVELGSGGSGGVVWRIRASATKLICAVGSRNGTEETKLLVLDFDVPGACRKCDE; this is encoded by the exons ATGCAGCGAGCTGGCAACCTAGTTTGGGCCAAATGGGTCCATTTTGAGATAAACATGAATGCTAG gaatcctgcacatgcACACCAAATAAGCAGGATTTATCAAAGGATT GAAGAACCTTCCACTAGTATGGATCCATCATGTTCACGTAGCGGGTGTGAGATCTATGATGGAGCTAACATAGCACCCTTTGATATCAAACAAGAGATTAAGACTGAAAGTGACCCTGTAAACGAGAAGCCAGTAACCTCTCAGAACAATGGAAGGCAGCAGATCGACGATATCGAGAGAGAAGATTTCGACGAAGAAAACAGAATTCTTAAGCATTGTACGGGAATGATTGTAGATGGAAAAATTGCAGCGCCTGCCCACTATTCTGGAAATCTTTCCAGTGCGAATTCCAGCCTAGCGTCCAGTTCTGAGACAATATCAAATCTTTCCAATCTAATTAATACAACACATGATTACAGCCTTCCGGGCTGTAGTAAAGATGGAGATGACTCTAACACAACTATTAAGAATATGATTCATTCTAGAAAGTATGTGGTGCATGAGCAAAAAGAAGATTTTATGCAGAAGCTTTTGAATAGCAATACACAGGAGAAGAAAGAGTTCCCTAAAGGAAAATTGTATAAAGGAGATAAGATGGATTGCGACAATGAGGAGGGTTGTGATATAGACGGTGTAAGTGGTCCGTCAGTGAGGACCAGTTCTAACGCTTCGAGTATAGGAAGCTCTAGTTCAGACAGTACCAAGGAGTTCAGTGTGCCGTCCACCTCGAATGCTGAGAAGTTGTTGGGCCTTGATGACAGCAGGAAGAACGAGCCAGGGAGTTCAAAGTCTTCG AACTACAACTACTGTGATGGCGAGGATGATTCGGAAGAGGAAGTTGTTGAAGAATCCTGGTGCACATGCTTATCATCACATGAG GATGATGACGAGGATGATGAACCAGAGCCTGAACCAGAAAGAATTTGG AGGAAGCGTCGCCATGAGCCGCCACCATCGCAGCCTAGCAAAAAGTTCTGTGGAGAAGGTTCGTCATCATCGTCGTTGGGATCTGACGGTTGGCGCTCGCCCACTCCTAGCTGCAGTCTGGCCAACACAAGCGCTATTCAAGGCCCGCCCGAGATCAAACCATGGCTTAGCAG GTTCAACAACTGGTCCAATGTGGAGAAGATCCAGGCTATAGATGAGTTGATCAGCTGCTGCGACCCGAGTCAGGTGCGGCACATGATGAAGGCCATTGAGCCTCTCTTCCAACGCGACTTCATATCCTTGCTGCCGAAGGAGTTGGCGCTCACTGTGCTCGGCTATCTACAGCCTAAGGATCTGCTGAGGGCGGCCCAGACCTGTCGCTACTGGAA ATTCCTTGCCGAGGACAACCTTCTGTGGAAGGAGCAATGTCGCCGCATCGGCATCACCACGCTGAAGAAGATGCCTCGTTCGTTCCCGCGCTGCGCCAGTCCTTGGAAGGCAGCCTACATGCGCCAGTACCTCATTGAAAACAACTGGCTGCACAAGCCCGTGGCTTCTCCCATTATCATGCGAGGCCATGATGACCACGTCATCACCTGCCTCCAGTTCTACGGCAACAGGATCCTCAGCGGCAGTGACGACACAACCCTCAAAGTGTGGTCGGCTGTCACCGGCAAG TGCCTACGCACGTTGGTGGGTCATTCTGGCGGCGTGTGGTCGTCGCAGATGGTGAACAACTTGGTGATCAGTGGCTCCACTGACCGCACCCTTCGCGTGTGGAATGCTAAGACTGGCCAGTGCCTGAAAGTCCTCGCTGGACACACTTCTACCGTGCGTTGTATGCACCTCCACCAAGACAG GGTTGTGTCTGGGTCCCGCGACGCCACTCTCCGGGTGTGGTCGATCCCCGACGGGCGTTGTCTTCGCGTGCTCATCGGCCACTTGGCGGCCGTGCGATGCGTGCAGTACGACGGCAAGCTGGTCGTGTCCGGCGCTTACGACTACTTCGTCAAGGTGTGGAACCCTGAGACCGGGGACTGTCTGCACACCCTCGCTGGACATACCAACCGGGTGTACAGTCTACAG TTCGACGGGATTCACGTGGTGAGCGGGTCCTTGGACACTTCTATTCGCGTTTGGGATGTGGAGTCGGGCCAACTGAAGCACACGTTGACTGGTCACCAGTCTCTCACCTCGGGCATGGAGTTGCATTCCAATATACTTGTGTCTGGTAATGCTGATTCCACTGTCAAGGTCTGGGACATCACCACTGGCCATTGTCTGCATACTCTTTCTG GACCCAACAAGCACCAGTCTGCCGTAACCTGTCTACAGTCGAGCAACCGGTTCGTGATCACTTCGTCCGACGACGGCACGGTGAAGCTCTGGGACGTTCACACGGGCGAGTTTATTCGCAACCTCGTGGAGCTGGGCTCGGGTGGCTCGGGTGGCGTCGTGTGGCGCATTCGGGCCTCCGCCACCAAGCTTATCTGCGCAGTGGGATCGCGCAACGGGACCGAAGAGACCAAACTCTTAGTTCTCGATTTTGACGTCCCCGGCGCTTGTCGCAAGTGCGATGAATAG